One window from the genome of Megalobrama amblycephala isolate DHTTF-2021 linkage group LG4, ASM1881202v1, whole genome shotgun sequence encodes:
- the rtn4r gene encoding reticulon-4 receptor isoform X1 — MKTLIVEGGRLLCLVLWLNLVPVMNGCPAKCLCYSEPRPTLACQQQGLFSIPTEIPIRSQRIFLQSNKLTVVRSTSFSSVHNLTVLWMYSNNISHIEAGAFYGLEKLEELDIGDNSNLRIISPTAFRGLTKLHTLHLHRCGLSELPVGVFRGLFSLQYLYLQDNNLLALHEDTFLDLANLTYLFLHNNKIKVVTDHMLRGLINLDRLLLHQNRIIHVQQRAFNDLGKLTTLFLFYNNLTMLTGEAMNPLVSLQYLRLNGNQWICDCRARPLWDWFKRFKGSSSQLECHLPTSLTGKDLKRLKSDDLEGCVDSPSQVQTSIFNTKARSGKFLSLDDPLVESIPRCCLSDSDKSSIISSKSLPDPSSYNSRQITNNPLKEKENISKTKFREVDQTKNDTRNKQSLNDGPLGTMSNNLDQTLDKINPELLDNLEPSTAPSRKKKKCSKKPKSDQYCLKGHGSSVQVLAVLFLPLFWLSLALC, encoded by the coding sequence GTGGTCGCCTCCTCTGCCTGGTGTTGTGGCTTAACCTGGTGCCAGTGATGAACGGCTGCCCTGCGAAGTGCCTGTGCTACAGTGAGCCGAGGCCAACGCTGGCCTGTCAACAGCAGGGTCTGTTCTCCATTCCCACTGAGATCCCCATCCGTAGCCAGCGAATATTCCTCCAGAGCAACAAACTGACAGTCGTCCGATCAACCAGCTTTAGTTCTGTGCATAACCTCACGGTCTTGTGGATGTACTCGAATAATATCAGCCATATTGAGGCGGGGGCCTTTTACGGGCTGGAGAAACTGGAAGAATTAGACATCGGCGACAACAGCAACCTTCGCATCATAAGTCCCACCGCGTTTCGCGGTCTGACCAAGCTGCACACCCTTCACCTGCACAGATGCGGGCTGTCCGAGCTCCCGGTGGGAGTTTTCCGAGGACTCTTCTCGCTTCAGTATCTGTACCTGCAGGATAATAACCTTCTGGCCCTGCACGAAGACACTTTCCTGGACCTGGCGAACCTCACCTACCTATTCTTACATAACAACAAGATCAAGGTGGTGACCGATCACATGCTGCGTGGTCTCATCAACCTTGACCGCTTGCTCCTGCACCAGAACCGCATCATACACGTGCAGCAGCGGGCTTTCAATGATCTGGGCAAGCTGACCACCTTGTTTCTCTTTTACAACAACCTCACCATGTTGACAGGGGAGGCCATGAACCCTCTGGTGTCCCTTCAGTACCTGAGGCTCAATGGGAACCAATGGATTTGTGACTGTCGAGCCAGGCCGTTGTGGGACTGGTTCAAACGCTTCAAAGGGTCCAGCTCCCAGTTGGAATGCCACCTTCCCACTTCTCTGACTGGGAAGGACCTGAAACGACTGAAAAGCGACGATTTGGAGGGGTGTGTGGATTCTCCGTCGCAGGTTCAAACCAGTATCTTCAACACCAAGGCACGCTCTGGAAAGTTCCTCTCCCTTGATGATCCTCTTGTCGAAAGCATTCCCAGGTGCTGTCTTTCGGATAGCGACAAATCCTCCATTATCTCCAGTAAGTCCCTCCCGGATCCTTCATCCTACAACAGCCGGCAGATCACCAACAATCCCCTGAAAGAGAAGGAGAACATCTCCAAGACCAAGTTTCGGGAGGTCGACCAAACGAAAAACGACACTCGTAATAAGCAGAGTCTCAATGATGGTCCTTTGGGAACCATGTCCAACAACCTCGACCAGACCTTGGACAAAATCAACCCAGAGCTGCTTGACAATCTGGAACCTTCTACAGCGCCAtctagaaagaaaaaaaagtgctcCAAAAAGCCCAAATCAGACCAGTATTGTCTAAAGGGTCATGGGTCCTCCGTTCAAGTATTGGCTGTTCTCTTTCTCCCCTTGTTCTGGTTGTCTCTGGCTTTGTGCTAG
- the rtn4r gene encoding reticulon-4 receptor isoform X2 has protein sequence MNGCPAKCLCYSEPRPTLACQQQGLFSIPTEIPIRSQRIFLQSNKLTVVRSTSFSSVHNLTVLWMYSNNISHIEAGAFYGLEKLEELDIGDNSNLRIISPTAFRGLTKLHTLHLHRCGLSELPVGVFRGLFSLQYLYLQDNNLLALHEDTFLDLANLTYLFLHNNKIKVVTDHMLRGLINLDRLLLHQNRIIHVQQRAFNDLGKLTTLFLFYNNLTMLTGEAMNPLVSLQYLRLNGNQWICDCRARPLWDWFKRFKGSSSQLECHLPTSLTGKDLKRLKSDDLEGCVDSPSQVQTSIFNTKARSGKFLSLDDPLVESIPRCCLSDSDKSSIISSKSLPDPSSYNSRQITNNPLKEKENISKTKFREVDQTKNDTRNKQSLNDGPLGTMSNNLDQTLDKINPELLDNLEPSTAPSRKKKKCSKKPKSDQYCLKGHGSSVQVLAVLFLPLFWLSLALC, from the coding sequence ATGAACGGCTGCCCTGCGAAGTGCCTGTGCTACAGTGAGCCGAGGCCAACGCTGGCCTGTCAACAGCAGGGTCTGTTCTCCATTCCCACTGAGATCCCCATCCGTAGCCAGCGAATATTCCTCCAGAGCAACAAACTGACAGTCGTCCGATCAACCAGCTTTAGTTCTGTGCATAACCTCACGGTCTTGTGGATGTACTCGAATAATATCAGCCATATTGAGGCGGGGGCCTTTTACGGGCTGGAGAAACTGGAAGAATTAGACATCGGCGACAACAGCAACCTTCGCATCATAAGTCCCACCGCGTTTCGCGGTCTGACCAAGCTGCACACCCTTCACCTGCACAGATGCGGGCTGTCCGAGCTCCCGGTGGGAGTTTTCCGAGGACTCTTCTCGCTTCAGTATCTGTACCTGCAGGATAATAACCTTCTGGCCCTGCACGAAGACACTTTCCTGGACCTGGCGAACCTCACCTACCTATTCTTACATAACAACAAGATCAAGGTGGTGACCGATCACATGCTGCGTGGTCTCATCAACCTTGACCGCTTGCTCCTGCACCAGAACCGCATCATACACGTGCAGCAGCGGGCTTTCAATGATCTGGGCAAGCTGACCACCTTGTTTCTCTTTTACAACAACCTCACCATGTTGACAGGGGAGGCCATGAACCCTCTGGTGTCCCTTCAGTACCTGAGGCTCAATGGGAACCAATGGATTTGTGACTGTCGAGCCAGGCCGTTGTGGGACTGGTTCAAACGCTTCAAAGGGTCCAGCTCCCAGTTGGAATGCCACCTTCCCACTTCTCTGACTGGGAAGGACCTGAAACGACTGAAAAGCGACGATTTGGAGGGGTGTGTGGATTCTCCGTCGCAGGTTCAAACCAGTATCTTCAACACCAAGGCACGCTCTGGAAAGTTCCTCTCCCTTGATGATCCTCTTGTCGAAAGCATTCCCAGGTGCTGTCTTTCGGATAGCGACAAATCCTCCATTATCTCCAGTAAGTCCCTCCCGGATCCTTCATCCTACAACAGCCGGCAGATCACCAACAATCCCCTGAAAGAGAAGGAGAACATCTCCAAGACCAAGTTTCGGGAGGTCGACCAAACGAAAAACGACACTCGTAATAAGCAGAGTCTCAATGATGGTCCTTTGGGAACCATGTCCAACAACCTCGACCAGACCTTGGACAAAATCAACCCAGAGCTGCTTGACAATCTGGAACCTTCTACAGCGCCAtctagaaagaaaaaaaagtgctcCAAAAAGCCCAAATCAGACCAGTATTGTCTAAAGGGTCATGGGTCCTCCGTTCAAGTATTGGCTGTTCTCTTTCTCCCCTTGTTCTGGTTGTCTCTGGCTTTGTGCTAG